Below is a genomic region from Rhodospirillum centenum SW.
TCCAGGTTACAAGTATCCTGAATCGCAGCCGATCCCCACAGCCGATCATGTCCATCGAGACAGCCACGCCGTCCCTTCCCGCCGGCACCGCGCCCGTTGTGCGCCTTTACCTCACCCCCGCCCTGATCGCCGTCGCCATTGCCGCCCTGGCCGTGCTGGCGGCCTGCGCCCCGGACCGCCCGGTGCCGCACGGCGGCTATGGCGTGAACGAGCAGGCGGAGCGCCGGGCGGTGCTGGGCACCCCTGCCTTCGCGCAGTTCCCGCCTTACCGGATCGTGGCGCCGGAGGCCGTGGTGCCGGACCTGGACAGCCATCCGCAGGCGCGCGACTACGCCACCGCCCTGCGCCAGGGCGCTGCCCGCGGCGCGACCTTCGCCGGGCATCTGGCCGTGGCCCGCTGGAGCTGCGGCACGGGCTGCCAGCAGTGGGCCTTCATCGACGCGCTGGACGGGCGGGTGCTCTGGGGGCCGACGACGGCCGCCGGCGCCCGCTACACCATGGACAGCCGGCTGTTCGTCGCCGACGCGGACGGCACGGCGCGCTACTTCGTCTGGGACGGCAGCGCCCTGCGCCCGCTGGCCGGCTGAGGCAGCGGCGGCCCGGAAGCCGCCGCCCGCCATCCTCCAGCCTGTCGCCGGCGCGACCGGCCGTCAGCGGTTGCCCATCACGATGTCGCCCAGGGGGCCGAGGGCGCTGCCCTCCCCCTTCTTGCCCAGCGGCGTGGCGGCGGCCAGCATCCGCCCGGCGAGGCGCGAGAAGGGCAGGCTCTGGATCCAGACCCGGCCCGGCCCCCGCAGCGAGGCGAAGAACACCCCCTCCCCGCCGAACACCATCGACTTGATGCCGCCGACCTGGACGAGGTCGAAATCCACCTCCGGCGTCATCGCCGCGAGGCAGCCGGTATCGACGTGCAGTTCCTCACCGGCCGCGAGCTGACGCTCCACGACGGTGCCGCCGACATGCACGAAGACCCAGCCGTCGCCGGCCAGGTTCTGCATGATGAAGCCCTCGCCGCCGAACAGGCCGGTAAGGATGCGGCGCTGGAAATGGATGCCGATGGAGACGCCCTTGGCCGCGGCCAGGAAGCTGTCCTTCTGGCAGATCAGCCGGCCGCCGACATCGGACAGCTTCAGCGCCAGGATGGTGCCGGGATAGGGCGCGCCGAAGGCGACCTTTCCCTTGCCGGTCCCCTGATGGGTGAAGACGGTGGTGAACAGGCTCTCCCCGGTGATGACGCGCTTGCCGGCACCGATCAGCTTGTCCATGAAGCTGCCGCCCTCCGGCCCGGAGCCGTCGCCGAAGATGGTGGTCATCTCCACCCGGGAGTCCTTGTAGACCATGGCCCCGGCCTCGGCCACGGCACTCTCGCCGGGGTCGAGTTCGACCTCCACGAACTGCATCTCCTCGCCGTAGATGCGGAAGTCGATCTCGTCGGCGCGGCCGCCGCGGATGCCGGCCGACGGCGGCGGCGGCATCGCCCCGCCGGCCCAGGGGCTGGCGTCGGCCGACAGTTCCGCGACCGCCTTCACCGGCAGCCATTCCGGCATCCCCTGGCGCCAGCAGAAGGCGTCCGGGTTGCGCCGGGCGAAGTCGAGGGCGGCCTCACCCTGCAACGGGCCGACCTGTTCCCGCGACGTATGGAAGAACCACTGCGTCATCATCCGCTCTCCCCTTGTTCCCTGCCCTTCTGCACGGCTCCGTCCTTGCGACGGGTTCTTTTCTGTCATGGGGCCGTCGCCGGGCCCTGCGGTCTCCCGTCAGTCGTCGCTGCCGGCCCCGGCTTCGGCGAGGCGGGCCTCGATCTCCGCCACGGCGGCCTCGTCGAGGCCGAGGCGGCGGGCCAGCTCCGCCAGATAGTCCTGTTCCACCCGGGTGTCCGGCTCGATGGCGAGGCGGGAGGCGGCCCAGACCTCGGCCGCAGTGGCGGGGTCCTTCACCCGCGCGACCAGTCCATCCATGTCGCAGGGACCGGCCAGCAGCTCGTTGAAGCGGGCGAGCACGTCGTTCTCCGCCCCCTCCTCCTCCATCGCGTCGAGGATGTCGCGCTTCTCCTCCTCGTCCAGCACGCCGTCGGCCTTGGCCGCCTGCACAGCGGCATAGATCAGGAGATCGACGTCGGGCACCGGCGCCGGCGGGGTCAGCGCCCCCGGCGGCAGCGGCGGCGGGCCAGAGGGCGCGGCAGGCATGGGCACGGCGGGCAGGGGCACAACAGGCGGCGGCGCGGCAGGCGCGGCCCCAGCCCCGGGGGCGGCCCCGGGGAACGGTGGCGGCACGGCCTGCCCGCCCGGCGGCGGGGGCGGCTCGACCTGCGGCCCCTGCTGACGGCCGCGGAAATGTTCGTAGGCGGCGAATCCGATCCCGGCGATGAGCGTCAGCCCCTCGCGCGAGAAGGCTGCCCGGCGGGCGATCCCCCCCACCGATCTGCCGCGCAGGCTGTTGTCCAGAAACATGCCGAGAAGCCGTTCGACATCCATCCCCGGGTCTCCACCGACCATCGTGACCGGCCCCCTTATAGGGCATCCCGGCGCCCGCTGTCCCGGTCCGCTTGGGGGCACCCCGTCGGACCAGCGCTGCCGACCGGTCCCGTATGTCAGCCGCGCGGGGCCGCCACCAGCCGCAGCGCGAGCGCGACAAAGATCGTCCCCACCAGCCAGTTCTGCACCCGTGCCCAGAGCGGCCGGCGCAGCAGCCAGCGGCCCAGCCCCCCGGCGGAGACGCCGACGGCGGCGTTCACCAGGAAGCCCGGCACGAACAGGATCAGGCTGAGCACCAGGAACTGCGCCGCCATGCTGCCCGCCTCCGGCCGCACGAACTGCGGCAGGAAGGCCAGCATGAACAGCAGCAGCTTCGGGTTCAGCAGGCAGGTCAGCAGGCCGCGCCGGTAGACCGCCGCCAGGGCGGCGCGCTGATCCGTCGGCGCCACCGCGCCCAGCCCCGCCGGGCCGGCGCGGAAGGCGTTCCAGGCCGCCCACAGCAGATAGGCGGCGCCGAGCCAGCGCAGCAGGTCCAGCGCCAGGGGGGACGCCGCCACCAGCCCGGCGAAGCCCAGCGTCATCGCCACCGTGTGCAGCAGCAGCGCGGTGGCGACGCCGGCGGAGGCCGCCAGCCCGGCCCGCGGTCCGCCGCCCAGGCCGCTGGC
It encodes:
- a CDS encoding DUF533 domain-containing protein, with the translated sequence MDVERLLGMFLDNSLRGRSVGGIARRAAFSREGLTLIAGIGFAAYEHFRGRQQGPQVEPPPPPGGQAVPPPFPGAAPGAGAAPAAPPPVVPLPAVPMPAAPSGPPPLPPGALTPPAPVPDVDLLIYAAVQAAKADGVLDEEEKRDILDAMEEEGAENDVLARFNELLAGPCDMDGLVARVKDPATAAEVWAASRLAIEPDTRVEQDYLAELARRLGLDEAAVAEIEARLAEAGAGSDD
- a CDS encoding LysE family translocator; the encoded protein is MPVFDPQLLAVYTLAAVALSLTPGPDMLLCFASGLGGGPRAGLAASAGVATALLLHTVAMTLGFAGLVAASPLALDLLRWLGAAYLLWAAWNAFRAGPAGLGAVAPTDQRAALAAVYRRGLLTCLLNPKLLLFMLAFLPQFVRPEAGSMAAQFLVLSLILFVPGFLVNAAVGVSAGGLGRWLLRRPLWARVQNWLVGTIFVALALRLVAAPRG
- a CDS encoding TIGR00266 family protein gives rise to the protein MMTQWFFHTSREQVGPLQGEAALDFARRNPDAFCWRQGMPEWLPVKAVAELSADASPWAGGAMPPPPSAGIRGGRADEIDFRIYGEEMQFVEVELDPGESAVAEAGAMVYKDSRVEMTTIFGDGSGPEGGSFMDKLIGAGKRVITGESLFTTVFTHQGTGKGKVAFGAPYPGTILALKLSDVGGRLICQKDSFLAAAKGVSIGIHFQRRILTGLFGGEGFIMQNLAGDGWVFVHVGGTVVERQLAAGEELHVDTGCLAAMTPEVDFDLVQVGGIKSMVFGGEGVFFASLRGPGRVWIQSLPFSRLAGRMLAAATPLGKKGEGSALGPLGDIVMGNR